Proteins from one Desulfonema limicola genomic window:
- a CDS encoding carboxypeptidase regulatory-like domain-containing protein has translation MKSYISLVCLWLILCICSVAGAETHFVKGINDGFRTYAVIERNGVEYRTDQLGVKFNQNIWDELSDQDRKLLIHAYGWQLNRRSDHFGTTSSDMADWINLEQGWTQAAEALKQRHAEKDFPLLEPVFGKDAVFSIPEIYGLNPETVNSETYKEAKRLAVEVQADYAAGKQAYDMLVNANWEQVSIAVKTLSEPLIKIIIDNFITGFVTNGASKASELTATMYGFINDLKGFIDERMKPGSKPITPVEMIEKLEKFISEMEQTSETAVRIIEDKKQRLEALAEQIRQEDEARTQEKKEAAEQIISDLKSTAAQKPAPANLADFEPSDPEASEEAQEEDIRKQALEYYYKLKSEKDELEYRKNEAVNAVSGKYSSYLSSRVYLSEEPKIYLPDVFDGFTKPYFEIMDLLAKAEIWVQTDLPKAVSDIETHKTSLKNAVPDSQEVMDAFLPQIDLLHGKILWLDKYKEYLDFTPTIAIGMSTLRNFDPIINIIATPERPLEDFLTELDETKITAELEAGVLTTGIDKRESWIISEQNRYDSLRFNFENSLSYVIAVIRQIDRLHADTSYFIQSEYPRVCYESSCVYSYSINVEGINAQIQSKATQEEKELARLQAVEDLMRLRAEEEILAQKLIIAQNAHMNNVREMDIFFHSLSSRYRNVFSYDPIIEEFRNITGKTFKNQYDLWNDLVPDITYYYLGDGNWIRNASNIRTLIFPAVEKISGKTAEYYLLADLYKKMETEKSQYLALPETEFNTFMSDTTKAIESYVTAFQIAKVWGVDFPAWQLVMKTQNRQENLNSLYRFGTTLDPIAWSVKGRVVTPDGTGVPDVFLLLDGYYPGTNTHYLTLSTTTASNGTFEFDFVGSGDFTIKAWRTGYEIELSQKREISSPALSFSVNKSDVELDITAVPTAESGYIVSGRITDETGAGMAGVTVALTSDADTGQTTLTGPDGLYVFMEIPPGTYAVFPSLSGTVFSPLERTVSITDSSVTGQNFGKGLNVSGNLNGDGQIDLKDAVLALQISSGMSLPANLDADCNADGKIGLEDAVYVIKITSEN, from the coding sequence ATGAAATCGTATATATCATTAGTTTGTTTATGGTTAATTTTGTGTATTTGCTCTGTTGCAGGTGCTGAAACTCATTTTGTCAAAGGCATAAATGACGGTTTCAGAACATACGCTGTTATCGAAAGAAACGGGGTGGAGTACCGCACGGATCAACTTGGTGTTAAATTTAATCAGAATATTTGGGACGAACTTTCAGATCAAGACCGGAAACTGCTTATCCATGCTTATGGCTGGCAGCTTAACCGAAGATCCGATCATTTTGGAACCACAAGCAGCGATATGGCAGACTGGATCAACCTGGAACAGGGATGGACACAGGCTGCAGAGGCATTAAAACAGAGACATGCTGAAAAAGACTTTCCTTTGCTTGAGCCTGTTTTTGGCAAAGATGCGGTTTTTAGCATACCTGAAATTTATGGACTTAATCCTGAAACAGTTAATTCAGAAACCTATAAAGAGGCAAAACGACTGGCTGTGGAGGTTCAGGCTGATTATGCAGCAGGAAAACAGGCATATGACATGCTGGTAAATGCCAACTGGGAGCAGGTTTCCATTGCTGTCAAGACCCTTTCAGAGCCTCTTATTAAGATCATAATTGACAATTTTATCACCGGCTTTGTTACCAACGGCGCTTCCAAAGCCAGTGAGCTTACTGCTACAATGTATGGTTTTATTAATGATCTCAAAGGATTTATAGATGAAAGAATGAAACCTGGCAGTAAGCCGATTACCCCTGTTGAGATGATTGAAAAGCTTGAAAAATTTATTTCTGAAATGGAGCAGACATCTGAAACAGCGGTCAGGATTATTGAGGATAAAAAACAGAGGCTCGAAGCTCTTGCAGAGCAGATCCGCCAGGAAGACGAGGCCAGGACCCAGGAAAAAAAAGAAGCAGCAGAACAAATCATATCAGATTTAAAATCAACTGCTGCACAAAAGCCTGCTCCTGCAAATTTGGCTGACTTTGAACCTTCTGATCCAGAAGCAAGTGAAGAAGCGCAGGAAGAAGATATTAGAAAACAGGCTTTAGAATATTATTACAAGCTCAAATCTGAAAAAGATGAGCTTGAATATAGAAAAAACGAAGCTGTAAATGCAGTGTCTGGGAAATACTCCAGCTATTTATCTTCCCGGGTATATCTTTCTGAAGAACCAAAAATTTATCTGCCGGATGTATTTGACGGGTTTACAAAACCTTATTTTGAAATCATGGATTTGCTGGCAAAAGCTGAGATATGGGTTCAAACAGACCTGCCAAAGGCAGTCAGCGATATTGAAACACATAAAACCTCTCTTAAAAATGCAGTCCCTGATTCCCAGGAAGTAATGGATGCTTTTCTGCCCCAGATAGATTTATTACACGGGAAAATACTCTGGCTGGACAAATACAAAGAATACCTGGACTTTACACCCACCATTGCAATAGGTATGAGTACCCTTAGAAATTTTGATCCAATCATAAATATAATAGCAACCCCTGAAAGACCCCTGGAGGATTTTCTTACAGAACTTGATGAAACAAAAATCACTGCTGAACTGGAAGCAGGTGTATTGACAACAGGTATTGACAAAAGAGAATCATGGATCATTAGTGAACAGAACCGTTATGATTCCCTGCGGTTTAATTTTGAAAACAGCCTGAGCTATGTAATAGCTGTAATAAGGCAGATTGACAGGCTTCATGCTGATACTTCCTATTTCATACAAAGTGAGTATCCCAGGGTATGCTATGAAAGCAGTTGTGTTTATTCATACAGCATCAACGTGGAAGGGATTAACGCTCAGATTCAGTCAAAAGCTACCCAGGAAGAAAAGGAGCTTGCACGATTACAGGCAGTAGAAGACCTTATGCGCCTGAGGGCAGAAGAAGAAATACTGGCTCAAAAGCTTATTATTGCACAAAATGCTCATATGAACAATGTCAGGGAAATGGATATTTTTTTCCACTCACTGTCATCCAGGTACAGGAATGTATTTTCCTATGATCCTATTATTGAAGAATTCAGAAACATAACAGGCAAGACCTTCAAAAATCAATATGATCTATGGAATGATCTTGTTCCTGACATTACCTATTATTATCTTGGTGATGGGAACTGGATTCGCAATGCATCCAATATCCGCACCCTTATTTTCCCGGCAGTTGAAAAGATCAGCGGGAAAACAGCAGAATATTACCTGCTTGCTGACCTTTATAAAAAAATGGAAACTGAAAAAAGTCAGTATCTTGCTCTTCCTGAAACTGAATTTAATACGTTTATGTCAGATACCACAAAAGCAATTGAAAGCTATGTTACGGCATTTCAAATTGCAAAGGTCTGGGGTGTGGATTTTCCAGCCTGGCAGCTTGTCATGAAAACCCAGAATCGCCAGGAAAATCTTAATTCCCTGTACCGTTTCGGAACAACCCTTGATCCGATTGCATGGTCTGTCAAGGGCAGGGTAGTTACTCCTGACGGCACAGGAGTTCCAGATGTATTCCTGCTCCTGGATGGATACTATCCTGGAACCAATACCCATTATCTGACATTAAGCACAACAACAGCAAGTAATGGAACATTTGAATTTGATTTTGTTGGAAGCGGAGATTTTACTATTAAGGCATGGCGTACGGGATATGAGATTGAATTGTCTCAAAAACGTGAAATCAGTTCCCCAGCCCTGTCATTCAGCGTTAATAAAAGCGATGTTGAACTGGATATTACAGCAGTTCCCACAGCAGAATCAGGTTATATTGTTTCAGGCAGGATTACGGATGAAACCGGTGCAGGCATGGCAGGTGTAACCGTTGCCCTGACTTCTGATGCAGATACAGGGCAGACAACCTTAACCGGGCCGGACGGCTTATATGTCTTTATGGAAATACCGCCTGGAACATATGCTGTTTTTCCATCCCTGTCTGGAACCGTATTTTCGCCTTTAGAGCGGACTGTCTCAATAACAGATTCCTCTGTTACAGGACAAAATTTTGGTAAAGGATTAAATGTGAGCGGCAATCTGAATGGAGACGGACAGATTGATTTAAAGGATGCAGTTCTTGCCCTGCAAATCAGTTCAGGCATGTCTTTACCTGCCAACCTGGATGCAGACTGCAATGCAGACGGAAAAATCGGCCTGGAAGATGCTGTTTATGTGATTAAAATTACATCTGAAAATTAG
- a CDS encoding AAA family ATPase: protein MKTKRLPVGTSDFREIRKENTYYIDKTTFIKNIINDSAKILLFPRPRRFGKTLNLSTLRYFFEKNDENTAPLFDNLAIRNTQEFDLHQGKYPVIYLTFKDMKALNWENLEQKIMGLLWEEFLEKDYLLSSNELSSPEKFFFESILEKKASLAECENTLLFLSRCLSRFHKQPAVILIDEYDTPIHAGYTKGYYEEIISFMRGFLSAGLKDNTYLYKGVLTGILRVAKESVFSGLNNLGVFTLLDQEYNTYFGFTDKEVRTLLNDYEIAEFYDKVSYWYNGYNFGGEIIYNPWSVLNFTAGKSREPRPFWVNTASTDIIDKLATRGGREVLEEIGILLENGLIEKPVYESIVMKDLDIRDDLLWSFLLFSGYLKYTGDKIQRKNYELKIPNEEVKIIYEEMVVRWFAEKVESNKVEDMLKALETGDITLFEIMLKKVVLQVMSYHDLSGEPEKVYHALVLGMLVWLSGKYEIRSNRESGYGRYDIMLKPLDIKKHGIIIEFKQVNEKENPEKILESALKQIEEKAYAVELKASGIKDILKIAVVFRGKELWVKNI from the coding sequence ATGAAAACAAAGCGACTGCCGGTCGGCACATCGGATTTCAGAGAAATCCGTAAGGAAAATACCTACTATATTGACAAAACAACTTTTATCAAAAATATTATAAATGATTCAGCAAAAATCCTTCTTTTCCCCAGACCCAGAAGATTCGGCAAAACCCTGAACCTGAGTACGCTGCGGTATTTTTTTGAAAAAAATGATGAAAATACTGCCCCTTTATTTGACAATCTTGCGATAAGAAATACACAGGAATTTGATCTTCATCAGGGAAAATACCCGGTTATTTACCTGACTTTCAAGGATATGAAAGCTCTTAACTGGGAAAACCTGGAGCAGAAAATTATGGGGCTGCTCTGGGAAGAATTTCTTGAAAAAGATTACCTGCTTTCATCAAACGAGCTTTCCAGCCCGGAAAAATTTTTTTTTGAATCCATCCTGGAAAAAAAAGCTTCACTTGCAGAATGTGAAAACACACTTCTTTTCCTCAGCCGCTGCCTTTCCCGTTTTCATAAACAGCCTGCTGTTATCCTGATTGATGAATACGACACCCCGATTCATGCAGGATATACAAAAGGCTATTATGAGGAAATCATCAGTTTTATGCGGGGTTTTCTCAGTGCAGGTCTGAAAGACAATACTTATCTGTACAAGGGCGTTCTTACAGGAATTTTAAGGGTTGCCAAAGAATCTGTTTTTTCAGGATTGAACAACCTGGGAGTTTTTACCCTTCTTGACCAGGAATACAACACTTATTTCGGCTTTACAGACAAGGAAGTCAGGACACTTTTAAATGATTACGAAATTGCAGAATTTTATGACAAGGTATCATACTGGTATAACGGCTATAATTTTGGGGGTGAAATTATTTACAATCCCTGGTCTGTCTTGAATTTCACAGCAGGAAAGAGCAGGGAACCCCGTCCCTTCTGGGTAAACACGGCAAGCACGGATATAATTGACAAACTTGCAACACGGGGCGGCCGGGAAGTTCTTGAGGAAATTGGTATTTTACTGGAAAACGGCCTTATTGAAAAACCAGTTTATGAAAGCATTGTTATGAAAGATTTGGATATCAGGGATGATCTGCTTTGGAGTTTCCTGCTTTTCAGCGGATATTTAAAATATACTGGAGATAAAATTCAGCGTAAAAATTATGAATTGAAAATACCTAATGAAGAAGTAAAAATAATTTACGAGGAAATGGTTGTAAGGTGGTTTGCTGAAAAAGTTGAATCCAACAAGGTTGAAGATATGCTCAAGGCGCTGGAAACCGGTGATATAACACTCTTTGAAATAATGCTGAAAAAAGTTGTATTGCAGGTAATGAGTTATCATGATCTTAGCGGAGAGCCTGAAAAGGTTTATCATGCCCTGGTTCTTGGGATGCTGGTCTGGCTGTCAGGAAAATATGAAATCCGTTCCAACAGGGAATCAGGTTACGGCAGGTATGATATTATGCTCAAACCTCTGGATATAAAAAAACACGGAATTATTATTGAATTTAAGCAGGTTAATGAAAAAGAAAACCCTGAAAAAATCCTGGAATCAGCATTAAAACAGATTGAAGAAAAGGCGTATGCTGTTGAACTAAAAGCCAGTGGAATTAAAGATATTTTAAAAATTGCAGTAGTTTTTCGGGGAAAGGAACTGTGGGTTAAAAATATCTGA
- a CDS encoding AAA family ATPase, which produces MTTQNLPVGTSDFKKIREDNRYYIDKTKFIKNIINDSPEIFLFPRPRRFGKTLNLSTLRYFFEKNDENTAPLFDKLAIRDTKEFNIHQGKYPVIYLTFKDLKALSWKSLFIHITSLLQKEFDRHTYLLESDALSQPDTAYFQSILNREAGIEDCADALFRLSQYLFHFYKERVVILIDEYDTPIHAGYTKGYYEEIISFMRGFLSAGLKDNTYLYKGVLTGILRVAKESVFSGLNNLGVFTLLDQEYNTYFGFTDKEVRTLLNDYEIAEFYDKVSYWYNGYNFGGEIIYNPWSVLNFTAGKSREPRPFWVNTASTDIIDKLATRGGREVLEEIGILLENGVIEKPVYDSIVMKDLDIRDDLLWSFLLFSGYLKYTGDKIQRKNYELKIPNEEVKIIYEEMVVRWFAEKVESNKVEDMLKALETGDITLFEIMLKKVVLQVMSYHDLSGEPEKVYHALVLGMLVWLSGKYEIRSNRESGYGRYDIMLKPIDIKKHGIIIEFKQVNEKENPEKILESALKQIEEKAYAVELKASGIKDILKIAVVFRGKELWVKNI; this is translated from the coding sequence ATGACAACACAGAATCTGCCGGTCGGCACATCGGATTTTAAAAAAATTCGAGAAGACAATAGATATTATATAGATAAAACAAAATTTATCAAAAATATTATTAATGATTCCCCTGAAATTTTTCTTTTCCCCAGGCCCAGAAGATTCGGCAAAACCCTGAACCTGAGTACACTGCGGTATTTTTTTGAAAAAAATGATGAAAATACTGCCCCTTTATTTGACAAGCTTGCGATACGGGATACAAAAGAATTTAATATTCATCAGGGAAAATACCCGGTTATTTATCTGACTTTCAAAGATTTAAAAGCATTATCATGGAAATCCCTGTTTATACACATAACCTCTCTTTTGCAAAAAGAATTTGACCGTCATACATACCTGCTTGAATCAGATGCTCTTTCCCAGCCTGATACAGCCTATTTTCAATCCATTCTCAACAGGGAAGCCGGGATTGAAGACTGTGCTGATGCTCTTTTCCGCTTGAGCCAGTATCTTTTTCATTTTTATAAAGAACGTGTTGTTATCCTGATTGATGAATACGACACCCCGATTCATGCAGGATATACAAAAGGCTATTATGAGGAAATCATCAGTTTTATGCGGGGTTTTCTAAGTGCGGGTCTGAAAGATAATACTTACCTGTACAAGGGCGTTCTTACAGGAATTTTAAGGGTTGCCAAAGAATCTGTTTTTTCAGGATTGAACAACCTGGGAGTTTTTACCCTTCTTGACCAGGAATACAACACTTATTTCGGCTTTACAGACAAGGAAGTCAGGACACTCTTAAATGATTACGAAATTGCAGAATTTTATGACAAGGTATCATACTGGTATAACGGGTATAATTTTGGAGGTGAAATTATTTACAATCCCTGGTCTGTCTTGAATTTCACAGCAGGAAAGAGCAGGGAACCCCGTCCCTTCTGGGTAAACACGGCAAGCACGGATATAATTGACAAACTTGCAACACGGGGCGGCCGGGAAGTTCTTGAGGAAATTGGTATTTTACTGGAAAACGGGGTTATTGAAAAACCTGTTTACGACAGCATTGTTATGAAAGATTTGGATATCAGGGATGATCTACTCTGGAGTTTCCTGCTTTTCAGCGGGTATTTAAAATATACAGGAGATAAAATTCAGCGTAAAAATTATGAATTAAAAATACCCAATGAAGAAGTAAAAATAATTTACGAGGAAATGGTTGTAAGGTGGTTTGCTGAAAAAGTCGAATCTAACAAGGTTGAAGATATGCTCAAGGCGCTGGAAACAGGCGATATAACACTCTTTGAAATAATGCTGAAAAAAGTTGTACTGCAGGTAATGAGTTATCACGATCTTAGCGGAGAGCCTGAAAAGGTTTATCATGCCCTGGTTCTTGGGATGCTGGTCTGGCTGTCAGGAAAATATGAAATCCGCTCCAACAGGGAATCAGGTTACGGCAGGTATGATATTATGCTCAAACCCATAGATATAAAAAAACACGGGATTATTATTGAATTTAAGCAGGTTAATGAAAAAGAAAATCCTGAAAAAATCCTGGAATCAGCATTAAAACAGATTGAAGAAAAGGCGTATGCTGTTGAACTAAAAGCCAGTGGAATTAAAGATATTTTAAAAATTGCAGTAGTTTTTCGGGGAAAGGAACTTTGGGTTAAAAATATCTGA
- a CDS encoding AAA family ATPase translates to MTTQNLPVGTSDFKKIREDNRYYIDKTKFIKNIINDSPEIFLFPRPRRFGKTLNLSTLRYFFEKNDENTAPLFDNLAIRNTQEFDLHQGKYPVIYLTFKDLKALSWKSLFIHITSLLQKEFDRHTYLLESDALSQPDTAYFQSILNREAGIEDCADALFRLSQYLFHFHKERVVILIDEYDTPIHAGYTKGYYEEIISFMRGFLSAGLKDNTYLYKGVLTGILRVAKESVFSGLNNLGVFTLLDQEYNTYFGFTDQEVRTLLNDYEISEFYDKVSYWYNGYNFGGEVIYNPWSVLNFTAGKSREPRPFWVNTASTDIIDKLATRGGREVREEIGILLENGVIEKPVYDSIVMRELDTQDNLLWTFLLFSGYLKSVEKTYEEYHKLKIPNHEVRFIYRNLVRIWFDEKVESNKVEDMLKALETGDITLFEIMLRKVVLQVMSYHDLSGEPEKVYYALILGMLVWLSGKYEIRSNRESGYGRYDIMLKPLDIKKHGIIIEFKQVNEKENPEKILESALKQIEDKAYAVELKASGIKDILKIAVVFRGKELWVKNI, encoded by the coding sequence ATGACAACACAAAATCTGCCGGTCGGCACATCGGATTTTAAAAAAATTCGAGAAGACAATAGATATTATATAGATAAAACAAAATTTATCAAAAATATTATTAATGATTCCCCTGAAATTTTTCTTTTCCCCAGGCCCAGAAGATTCGGCAAAACCCTGAACCTGAGTACACTGCGGTATTTTTTTGAAAAAAATGATGAAAATACTGCCCCTTTATTTGACAATCTTGCGATAAGAAATACACAGGAATTTGATCTTCACCAGGGAAAATACCCGGTTATTTATCTGACTTTCAAAGATTTAAAAGCATTATCATGGAAATCCCTGTTTATACACATAACCTCTCTTTTGCAAAAAGAATTTGACCGTCATACATACCTGCTTGAATCAGATGCTCTTTCCCAGCCGGATACAGCCTACTTTCAATCCATTCTCAACAGGGAAGCCGGGATTGAAGACTGTGCTGATGCTCTTTTCCGCTTGAGCCAGTATCTTTTTCATTTTCATAAAGAACGTGTTGTTATCCTGATTGATGAATACGACACCCCGATTCATGCAGGATATACAAAAGGCTATTATGAGGAAATCATCAGTTTTATGCGGGGTTTCCTCAGTGCGGGGCTGAAAGATAATACCTATCTGTACAAAGGCGTTCTTACAGGAATTTTAAGGGTTGCCAAAGAATCTGTTTTTTCAGGATTGAACAACCTGGGAGTTTTTACCCTTCTTGACCAGGAATATAACACTTATTTCGGCTTTACAGACCAGGAAGTCAGAACGCTTTTAAATGATTACGAAATTTCAGAATTTTATGACAAGGTGTCATACTGGTATAACGGGTATAATTTTGGGGGTGAAGTTATTTACAATCCCTGGTCTGTCTTGAATTTCACAGCAGGAAAGAGCAGGGAACCCCGTCCATTCTGGGTAAACACCGCAAGCACGGATATAATTGACAAACTTGCAACACGGGGCGGCCGGGAAGTCCGGGAGGAAATTGGTATTTTACTGGAAAACGGCGTTATTGAAAAACCGGTTTACGACAGCATTGTCATGCGTGAACTGGATACGCAGGATAACCTTTTATGGACATTTCTCCTGTTCAGCGGATACCTGAAATCTGTTGAAAAAACATATGAAGAATACCATAAACTGAAAATACCCAACCATGAGGTAAGATTTATATACCGGAATCTGGTAAGAATCTGGTTTGATGAAAAAGTTGAATCCAACAAGGTTGAAGATATGCTCAAGGCGCTGGAAACAGGCGATATAACACTTTTTGAAATAATGCTGAGAAAAGTGGTATTGCAGGTAATGAGTTATCATGATCTAAGCGGAGAGCCTGAAAAGGTTTATTATGCCCTGATTCTTGGGATGCTGGTCTGGCTGTCAGGAAAATATGAAATCCGTTCCAACAGGGAATCAGGTTACGGCAGGTATGATATTATGCTCAAACCTCTGGATATAAAAAAACACGGGATTATTATTGAATTTAAGCAGGTTAATGAAAAAGAAAATCCTGAAAAAATCCTGGAATCAGCTTTAAAACAAATTGAAGACAAGGCGTATGCTGTTGAACTAAAAGCCAGTGGAATTAAAGATATTTTAAAAATTGCAGTAGTTTTTCGGGGAAAGGAACTTTGGGTTAAAAATATCTGA
- a CDS encoding AAA family ATPase: protein MKTKNLPVGTSDFREIRKENRYYIDKTNFIKNIINDSAKILLFPRPRRFGKTLNLSTLRYFFEKNDENTAPLFDNLAIRNTQEFNLHQGKYPVIYLTFKDMKALSWENLEQKIMVLLWEEFLEKDYLLSSNEISRPEKLFFESVLDKKASITECENTLLFLSRCLSRFHKERVVILIDEYDTPIHAGYTKGYYEEIISFMRGFLSAGLKDNTYLYKGVLTGILRVAKESVFSGLNNLGVFTLLDQEYNTYFGFTDKEVRTLLNDYEISEFYDKVSYWYNGYNFGGEVIYNPWSVLNFTAGKSREPRPFWVNTASTDIIDKLATRGGREVREEIGILLENGVIEKPVYDSIVMRELDTQDNLLWTFLLFSGYLKSVEKTYEEYHKLKIPNHEVRFIYRNLVRIWFDEKVESNKVEDMLKALETGDITLFEIMLRKVVLQVMSYHDLSGEPEKVYHALILGMLVWLSGKYEIRSNRESGYGRYDIMLKPLDIKKHGIIIEFKQVNEKENPEKILESALKQIEEKAYAVELKASGIKDILKIAVVFRGKELWVKNI from the coding sequence ATGAAAACAAAGAATCTGCCGGTCGGCACATCGGATTTCAGGGAAATCCGCAAGGAAAATAGATATTATATTGATAAAACAAATTTTATCAAAAATATTATAAATGATTCAGCAAAAATCCTTCTTTTCCCCAGACCCAGAAGATTCGGCAAAACCCTGAACCTGAGTACGCTGCGGTATTTTTTTGAAAAAAATGATGAAAATACTGCCCCTTTATTTGACAACCTTGCAATAAGAAATACACAGGAATTTAATCTTCACCAGGGAAAATACCCGGTTATTTACCTGACTTTCAAGGATATGAAAGCTCTAAGCTGGGAAAACCTGGAGCAGAAAATTATGGTGCTGCTCTGGGAAGAATTTCTTGAAAAAGATTACCTGCTTTCATCAAATGAGATTTCCAGGCCGGAAAAACTTTTTTTTGAATCCGTCCTGGACAAAAAAGCTTCAATTACAGAATGTGAAAACACACTTTTGTTTCTCAGCAGGTGCCTTTCACGTTTTCATAAAGAACGTGTTGTTATCCTGATTGATGAATACGACACCCCGATTCATGCAGGATATACAAAAGGCTATTATGAGGAAATCATCAGTTTTATGCGGGGTTTTCTAAGTGCGGGTCTGAAAGATAATACTTACCTGTACAAGGGCGTTCTTACAGGGATTTTAAGGGTTGCAAAGGAATCTGTTTTTTCAGGATTGAACAACCTGGGGGTTTTTACCCTTCTTGACCAGGAATACAACACTTATTTCGGCTTTACAGACAAGGAAGTCAGGACGCTTTTAAACGATTACGAAATTTCAGAATTTTATGACAAGGTATCATACTGGTATAACGGGTATAATTTTGGAGGTGAAGTTATTTACAATCCCTGGTCTGTCCTGAATTTCACAGCAGGAAAGAGCAGGGAACCCCGTCCATTCTGGGTAAACACCGCAAGCACGGATATAATTGATAAACTGGCAACACGGGGAGGGCGGGAAGTCCGGGAAGAAATTGGTATTTTACTGGAAAACGGTGTTATTGAAAAACCGGTTTACGACAGCATTGTCATGCGTGAACTGGATACGCAGGACAACCTTTTATGGACATTTCTCCTGTTCAGCGGATACCTGAAATCTGTTGAAAAAACATATGAAGAATACCATAAACTGAAAATACCCAACCATGAGGTAAGATTTATATACCGGAATCTGGTAAGAATCTGGTTTGATGAAAAAGTTGAATCCAACAAGGTTGAAGACATGCTCAAGGCACTGGAAACAGGCGATATAACACTTTTTGAAATAATGCTGAGAAAAGTTGTACTGCAGGTAATGAGTTATCACGATCTAAGCGGAGAGCCTGAAAAGGTTTATCATGCCCTGATTCTTGGGATGCTGGTCTGGCTGTCAGGAAAATATGAAATCCGTTCCAACAGGGAATCAGGTTACGGCAGGTATGATATTATGCTCAAACCTCTGGATATAAAAAAACACGGAATTATTATTGAATTTAAGCAGGTTAATGAAAAAGAAAACCCTGAAAAAATTCTGGAATCAGCATTAAAACAGATTGAAGAAAAGGCGTATGCTGTTGAACTAAAAGCCAGTGGAATTAAAGATATTTTAAAAATTGCAGTAGTTTTCAGGGGAAAGGAATTATGGGTTAAAAATATTTAA
- a CDS encoding UPF0175 family protein — MPQHSLIFQYGDDILFSLGMSVDDFAREARFLLSSKLYEIGKLTSGQAAKICGKSRVDFLLSLPGIGVSISNLPPENADAEIGFMNHA; from the coding sequence ATGCCGCAGCATAGCTTAATTTTTCAATATGGAGATGATATTCTTTTCAGCCTGGGAATGTCTGTTGATGACTTTGCCAGAGAAGCCAGGTTTCTACTCTCTTCAAAGCTTTATGAAATTGGGAAACTTACATCAGGTCAAGCTGCAAAAATTTGTGGAAAATCCCGTGTTGATTTTCTGCTTTCACTTCCCGGTATCGGAGTATCTATAAGCAATTTACCTCCTGAAAACGCTGATGCGGAAATCGGATTTATGAATCATGCTTGA
- a CDS encoding BrnT family toxin: MNLTFEWDKDKSLKNFKKHKISFEEGKTIFNDPFLLTFPDINHSSDEMRYVNIGQSASGKTLIVIHTERQETIRIISCRKAVSNERKAYEKQSF, translated from the coding sequence ATGAACCTGACATTTGAATGGGATAAAGATAAGTCTTTAAAAAATTTTAAAAAACATAAAATCAGTTTTGAAGAAGGCAAAACGATTTTTAATGATCCATTTCTTCTGACATTTCCCGATATTAATCATTCATCAGATGAAATGAGATATGTCAATATTGGTCAATCAGCAAGCGGAAAGACTTTGATCGTTATTCATACCGAACGTCAGGAGACGATCCGTATTATCAGTTGCCGAAAAGCAGTTTCTAATGAAAGGAAGGCTTATGAAAAACAAAGTTTCTGA